In the Nitrososphaerota archaeon genome, one interval contains:
- a CDS encoding energy-coupling factor transporter transmembrane component T, whose product MNLKGSITSIRTFFLWIPRESIIHKLHPITKIILMLSLGSSIFLLSNLIKIFFILIISAILLIISKIPIRMIWKFIFASTGMISACIIAWMLFSREIGEIVYFEKYIEIIPNKWIWHVYITENTVLKSLLIGLKIISMILVTILFLTTMRDREFIYGLRKLHIPFPLCLATSLTFRAMYIFRQDYQTVKEAMMSRGVDFKTISIPKKIIQFSRLFIPILTLLFKRAQEMTLGVEARGIPLRGGKYSLYHDIPMKKIDYLFISLIILTLLLIFYLPI is encoded by the coding sequence ATGAATTTGAAAGGAAGTATTACAAGTATAAGAACATTCTTTTTATGGATTCCAAGAGAATCTATTATACATAAACTTCATCCAATTACAAAGATTATATTAATGCTTAGTTTAGGTTCAAGTATATTCTTATTATCAAATTTAATTAAAATATTTTTTATACTTATCATATCAGCTATTCTATTAATTATTTCAAAAATACCTATTAGAATGATTTGGAAATTTATATTTGCTTCAACTGGAATGATTTCTGCATGTATTATCGCATGGATGCTTTTTAGTAGGGAAATTGGAGAAATAGTTTATTTTGAAAAATATATAGAGATTATACCTAATAAGTGGATATGGCACGTATATATTACTGAAAATACTGTTTTAAAATCTTTATTAATAGGATTAAAAATTATTTCAATGATATTAGTAACTATTTTATTCTTAACAACAATGCGTGATAGAGAATTTATATATGGTCTTAGAAAACTGCACATTCCATTTCCATTATGTTTAGCAACTTCTTTAACTTTTAGAGCAATGTATATTTTTAGACAAGATTATCAAACAGTTAAAGAAGCAATGATGTCAAGAGGAGTTGATTTTAAAACTATTTCTATTCCAAAGAAAATAATTCAATTTTCAAGATTATTTATTCCAATATTAACTTTATTATTTAAAAGAGCTCAAGAAATGACTCTTGGAGTAGAAGCAAGAGGAATTCCATTAAGAGGTGGAAAATATAGCCTTTATCATGATATTCCTATGAAGAAAATTGATTATCTTTTTATTTCATTAATTATTTTAACATTACTATTAATATTCTATTTACCAATATAA